A single Triticum dicoccoides isolate Atlit2015 ecotype Zavitan chromosome 2A, WEW_v2.0, whole genome shotgun sequence DNA region contains:
- the LOC119359216 gene encoding uncharacterized protein LOC119359216, giving the protein MPGRNLGAAGAKKEEGEHARLPKIDVQTLYVLYMVLFMMIWMSLFRFRYPQHAEFLRYTPAVEALAACFFFTFVTLMLQALLANALSEKAAPSPLPPPVNHWIMALSVWLFGVLYYLVYASMNDGYAAEPGYSGLLIAGVASVVSLAMTVYNMRQRPVFA; this is encoded by the exons ATGCCTG GCCGCAACTTGGGCGCTGCAGGAGCAAAGAAGGAAGAGGGGGAGCATGCCAGG CTGCCCAAGATCGACGTGCAGACGCTCTACGTGCTGTACATGGTGCTTTTCATGATGATCTGGATGTCCTTGTTTCGGTTTCGGTATCCGCAGCACGCCGAGTTCCTCCGCTACACCCCGGCCGTGGAAGCCCTGgccgcctgcttcttcttcacgTTCGTCACCCTCATGCTGCAGGCGCTGCTCGCCAACGCGCTGTCGGAGAAGGCCGCCCCGTCGCCGCTTCCGCCTCCCGTGAACCACTGGATCATGGCCCTCTCCGTGTGGCTGTTCGGGGTCCTCTACTACCTGGTCTACGCCTCCATGAACGACGGGTATGCAGCGGAGCCGGGGTACTCGGGCCTGCTCATCGCCGGGGTCGCGAGTGTTGTGAGCCTCGCCATGACCGTCTACAACATGCGGCAG CGCCCCGTCTTTGCTTAG